The sequence CATCGGTAATGGCTAAAAAAATAATTAAAGCGGTCACTGCGCCCATATATACAGATAATGATCTGGTGCTTGAGGTTGGTATAAGTATAGGGATAAGCATATATCCCGAACATGCGGATCAGTATAAAATTCTTCTGGAAGAGGCGGACGCCTGTGTCTATAAGTCGAAAGAGAAGGGCGGTTCAGCCTACACCATCGGCGGATGCAGGTAGGAGCTGTAATAGCTTCCCCCTTTGTTAAAGGGGGACTGAGGGGGATTTATGATCAGATATAATAAAAATCTTAAATCTTTCTCCAGAGCACTCAGGAAGAATATGACCGATGCTGAGTTGCTGATTTGGTCAAAAATCAGAAGAAAACAAATAAAGGGACTGCAGTTTTACAGGCAGAAAGTCATCGAAAATTATATTCTTGATTTTTATTGTCCTGCCTCTAAGTTGGTTATGGAAATTGATGGCGGGCAGCATTTCAGTGAAGAAGCAATTCAGAAAGATAATGAAAGAGACAGATTGTTGCTGAGGCACGGGCTCAAAGTGCTGAGATTCAGCAACACAGAAGTTTTGATTAATATTGACGGAGTTATTCAGACAATTTACGAACATTGCTGAAATCCTCCCCCCCCCTCCTTTGCAAAAGGAGGGGGTTTTTCTTTGACAGCAACAACTTCCCCCTTTATTAAAGGGGGATTGAGGGGGATTTTCTAACCGATGCGTTGCTGAAATCCTCCCCCGCCCTCCTTTGCAAAAGGAGGGGGTTTTTCTTTGACAGCAACAACTTCCCCCTTTGTTAAAGGGGGATTGAGGGGGATTTTCTAACCGATGCGTTGCTGAAATCCTCCCCCGCCCTCCTTTACAAAAGGAGGGAGTTCCTCTTTGACTGCAATAACCTCCCCCTTTGTTAAAGGGGGATTGAGGGGGATTTTCTAACCGATGCGTTGCTGAAATCCTCCCCCGCCCTCCTTTGCAAAAGGAGGGGGTTTTTCTTTGACTGCAATAACCTCCCCCTTTGTTAAAGGGGGATTGAGGGGGATTTTCTAACCGATGCGTTGCTGAAATCCTCCCCCACCCTCCTTTGCAAAAGGAGGGAGTTCCTCTTTGACTGCAATAACCTCCCCCTTTGTTAAAGGGGGATTGAGGGGGATTTTTATTTCTGCTTTCAATATTATCCCCAACTTCTTCACCTGTCCGTTTCTTCACACGCTCGCGCCGTGGTGAACACGGCTTCGCTTCGCACGGCGCAGTTCCGTCCGTGTAACTGTTCAGCTCTGAGGCGTCATTGCGAACCCTGAAAGGGTGAAGCAATCTCTCGTTAAATTTAGAGACTGCTTCATCGCTTCGCTCCTCGCAGTGACGCAATCTCCCGCTTCCTCATTTCAGAAATATCTCAATTAGTTCAATAAATTTTTTTTCCGGTAATCCATAGGTAAAATTCGATGATAAAACTAAAAACAATGTCTCCGTGGTGCGTAATATTAGTTTTCAGTTAAATCCTAGTGACTTAATAAGTCTTATGTGTAAGGCGTCTGCGGAAAATTATTATCAGGCTAAAATAAACCAATGTTAATTTATTTTCTTAATAATTTTTACATTGGCATTACCAAGAAAAGTCAGTTTCTATATTTCCAGATAAATAGAAAGGTTAAGTATACTTTAACACCTAGTCATCTTCTGGGTAATTATGCAAATATTACGAAATTACTATACATATGGAATAATAGGATTTTACGCTGATTTAGTAATGACTAATAAGTTTTGATTAAAACTAAAATATGAAAAAAATAAGATGGTAAAGCGAATGTAAATTTTATTAGCGCAAAGAGTTAAGTTCATTTTGACAAATCAATTTTTTTTGATATACTTCGATAACGTGAGTAATATCGTACAGATATGTAGTTTATTAAATGAGTCTTTGGAACAGAAACACCGTTTGACTAGGGCGTTATAGCCCTTAATCCCTGAAACAGGCATTAAGGGCTTAGAATAAGGGGCATAAAATTAAAGGAGGAAAGTTTATGTCAAAAAGACTTTTATTGCTTGTAATGGCAACATTACTTTGCATGTTCGTCGCTGTCGGCTGCGGCTCAGACGGTTCCGACGGAAAAGACGTTGATCCGGGTACGGTCAATAATCTTCAGGCTACTATCGACAGCCTTCAGGCTCAGCTTGATAACATGACCGCATCTGACAACGCTTCACAGGAGACCATTGAGGCTCTTGAAGCACAGATTGCTGATCTTCTTCAGCAGCTCAATGACACCACAGTTGTTGAGGGCGAACTTACTGTTGAAAACATTGCCGTTGCATCCGATTCTGAGGGTGTAGAAATCTCTTTCAGTGTTAAAGATGCTGCCGGCAAATACATCAACGGTTTCAGAACCGTCTACCGTTCATACTACAACTACGCAGTGGGCGACGGTACAAACATCAGCACTTCCCTTGTTGGAGCAACTCTTGCTAACTCAGGCAATATATACTCCCTTACAATACCTGCTGATAACAATACTGATCTTGCAACCCGTGTGACCGCCAACGAAGCTCTTCGTTACCTTGCGGTTCTTAACGGAACCTTCTCAGGTACTTCCACTTATGTAAACGTTGTGAAAGATTCCGGTGTTGCTACCCGCGACCTTATAAGCGATGCAGCTTGTATGAACTGTCACGGCGACCATATTTTCCGTGCGGGCAAAGCAACTGCGGTTAATCTTGAAGGTGAACTCAGTGAATCTACAAGAGCTTACCACA is a genomic window of Geovibrio thiophilus containing:
- a CDS encoding endonuclease domain-containing protein, with amino-acid sequence MIRYNKNLKSFSRALRKNMTDAELLIWSKIRRKQIKGLQFYRQKVIENYILDFYCPASKLVMEIDGGQHFSEEAIQKDNERDRLLLRHGLKVLRFSNTEVLINIDGVIQTIYEHC